One segment of Thermodesulfovibrio sp. 3907-1M DNA contains the following:
- a CDS encoding methyl-accepting chemotaxis protein, with product MPEASKSKLKQPKGLYRKFLIVFNLSIVLSTIILVSGLIITGYEIYGEEFIMKKMGIINSLLKFAPVMGVFALALIGISTANVLWFRKQIISPLSTIEDAVEAIRKGNFEKRIKLKTGDEFEKIADAFNQMMDKLSTLIQTEEQRKEMQNNIIKFLQIMTQAAEGDLTQKAEVTPDVFGSLADAFNLMTDGLSELVREVKNTAEDVGQKSNILNEIIQKLQTGAEIQKQEIEKIVSLIEDASDIALQTRDKTSAATDVSKEAIDAILKGNEIVTETINSMQLIRTAVQGINRRMKLFSEKLMEIGTISTIISDIANRTNLLALNASIEAARAGEEGKGFVVIAEEIRTLSEKTAKSSKNIADIITAIQEEATAVTKNLEEETNYVEMGTDMVNQTTEIFEKIDSIIKRIRQVIDDINEYTMKQKEITDKQVSSAQKVKEVTENVYEISHELTDISRSLSDTSKEFVNVTEKFRV from the coding sequence ATGCCTGAAGCATCTAAATCAAAACTTAAACAGCCAAAAGGTCTTTATAGAAAATTTCTTATTGTATTCAATCTGTCCATTGTTCTTTCAACCATTATTCTTGTTTCTGGACTTATAATTACCGGATACGAAATTTATGGGGAAGAATTTATTATGAAAAAAATGGGAATTATAAATAGTCTATTAAAATTTGCCCCTGTTATGGGAGTATTTGCCTTGGCATTGATAGGGATATCAACAGCCAATGTTTTATGGTTTAGAAAACAGATTATATCTCCCCTTTCAACGATTGAAGATGCGGTGGAAGCTATAAGAAAAGGAAATTTTGAAAAAAGAATAAAATTGAAAACAGGTGATGAATTTGAAAAAATTGCAGATGCTTTTAATCAAATGATGGATAAACTTTCTACATTAATTCAGACAGAAGAACAAAGAAAAGAGATGCAGAACAATATTATAAAGTTCTTACAGATAATGACTCAGGCAGCGGAAGGAGACCTCACGCAGAAAGCAGAAGTCACACCAGATGTTTTTGGTTCTCTGGCAGATGCCTTTAATCTTATGACAGATGGATTGAGTGAACTTGTAAGAGAAGTTAAAAACACAGCAGAGGATGTAGGACAGAAAAGTAACATTCTAAATGAAATAATTCAAAAATTACAGACAGGCGCAGAAATACAAAAACAGGAGATTGAAAAAATAGTATCCCTTATTGAAGATGCTTCAGACATTGCTTTACAGACAAGAGATAAAACCTCTGCTGCAACAGATGTTTCAAAAGAAGCCATTGATGCAATCCTGAAGGGTAATGAAATTGTTACAGAGACAATTAACAGCATGCAACTAATCAGGACAGCTGTTCAGGGAATAAATAGAAGAATGAAGCTTTTTTCGGAAAAATTAATGGAGATAGGAACAATTTCAACAATAATTAGTGATATTGCAAACAGAACAAATCTTCTTGCTCTAAATGCTTCAATTGAAGCTGCAAGAGCGGGTGAGGAGGGTAAAGGATTTGTCGTTATTGCTGAAGAAATAAGAACTTTATCTGAAAAGACAGCTAAATCTTCAAAAAACATTGCAGACATTATTACAGCAATTCAGGAAGAAGCTACAGCAGTTACAAAAAATCTTGAAGAGGAAACAAACTATGTTGAAATGGGAACAGACATGGTAAATCAAACAACAGAAATATTTGAAAAGATTGATTCAATCATAAAGAGAATAAGACAAGTTATAGATGACATTAATGAATACACTATGAAACAAAAAGAAATAACAGATAAGCAGGTAAGTTCAGCTCAAAAAGTGAAAGAAGTGACTGAAAATGTTTATGAAATAAGCCATGAGCTTACTGACATATCTCGTTCTCTATCAGATACTTCAAAAGAATTCGTTAATGTAACTGAAAAATTTAGAGTTTAA
- a CDS encoding response regulator — protein sequence MIDKSELIKYFLLEAEEHVNTLIEGIEELETKGYNRETIESLFRATHTLKGSASIVKFNKIATLSHRLEDLFEALLNEEINYENSLIYHIKKAIDAIVGFINEIHETGEEKSELDEKFIKSIENILHKKQAFVEECEPAVFKTVPVSNTVRVGLEVIDHILTSLGETLVQKNTIMDKEKELLNIVEEIHNSGKRLLKEITDFSDRYYLSTQNKDEKVIDSFFADFSDLEFDRYDEYHIFLRKIQEITNDITEGINSLFSFSENLSYHFKSLNKEINYLKDSLIEIRMIPIGKLLHRLSEAVKDIAKAHGKIIEIEIKGAETKIDKPIFDLLYEPILHILRNAVQHGIEYPQERIRKGKEQTGHIQINVQKEGKYIVINIKDDGRGIDIDKVKRIAVQKKFITPEYAPFVSKEEILSYIFAPGFSTAEELDFQSGRGIGLNIVKTAISKLKGTIEVSSKLDKETNFVIKIPQSLTISNLLVFTSHNLDFALPINYIEEILTLEDFPQAIIERKINHKNRIIPLKVFSEVFFSVNGKKIEKGFIVVFNFSGIRKGLIVEEILGHEEATVHSFGKFLEGLTQYLGYFISGKGSPRYVIDPLKLFEEEFIFTTPLPEKITEPFTYKGSVLIVDDSISVRKSLQSILEDKKLKVYTAKDGAEALNLLERKKIDLVVTDLEMPVMHGYELISRVRKNPKFKNLPIIVLTSRGTKKHEEKAIALGADGYIVKPFDEKAIQEQILNRLIYSESL from the coding sequence ATGATAGATAAATCTGAGCTTATAAAATATTTTTTACTGGAAGCAGAAGAACATGTAAATACCTTAATTGAAGGTATAGAGGAGCTTGAAACTAAAGGATACAACAGAGAAACCATAGAAAGCCTCTTCAGAGCAACTCACACTCTAAAAGGTTCTGCTTCAATCGTTAAATTCAATAAAATTGCCACACTATCACATCGCCTTGAAGACCTTTTTGAAGCTCTCCTGAATGAAGAGATAAACTATGAAAATTCTCTTATTTACCACATTAAAAAAGCTATTGATGCAATAGTGGGATTTATAAATGAAATACACGAGACAGGCGAGGAAAAAAGCGAGCTTGATGAGAAATTTATAAAATCAATTGAAAATATTCTCCATAAAAAACAAGCATTTGTTGAAGAATGCGAGCCTGCAGTTTTTAAAACCGTTCCTGTTAGTAATACTGTCAGAGTTGGACTTGAAGTAATTGACCATATTCTTACTTCTTTAGGAGAAACTCTTGTCCAGAAAAATACGATAATGGACAAAGAAAAAGAACTATTAAACATTGTAGAAGAAATACACAACAGCGGAAAAAGACTTCTAAAGGAAATAACTGATTTTTCAGACAGATACTACTTATCCACTCAAAATAAAGATGAAAAAGTTATAGACAGTTTTTTTGCTGACTTCAGCGATCTTGAATTTGACCGTTATGATGAATACCATATTTTTTTAAGAAAAATTCAGGAGATAACAAATGATATAACAGAGGGTATAAATTCATTGTTTAGTTTTTCTGAAAATCTTTCATATCACTTCAAATCTCTTAACAAAGAAATCAACTATTTAAAAGACAGCCTGATTGAGATAAGAATGATACCAATTGGAAAGCTTTTGCACAGGCTTTCTGAAGCCGTGAAAGACATAGCAAAGGCTCACGGAAAAATTATTGAAATAGAGATTAAAGGAGCGGAAACAAAAATTGACAAGCCAATTTTTGATTTACTGTATGAGCCAATCCTTCATATTCTTCGCAATGCTGTACAACATGGAATTGAGTATCCTCAAGAAAGAATAAGAAAAGGAAAAGAGCAGACAGGTCACATACAAATTAATGTACAAAAAGAAGGGAAATATATTGTAATAAATATCAAAGATGACGGTAGAGGAATAGATATTGATAAAGTGAAAAGAATAGCTGTTCAGAAAAAATTTATTACTCCTGAATATGCTCCCTTTGTTTCAAAAGAAGAAATTCTATCTTACATATTTGCTCCAGGTTTTTCCACTGCAGAAGAGTTAGATTTCCAGAGTGGAAGGGGCATAGGACTTAATATTGTTAAGACAGCAATCTCAAAACTTAAAGGCACAATAGAAGTCTCTTCAAAGCTTGATAAAGAAACGAATTTTGTAATAAAAATCCCGCAATCATTAACTATAAGCAATCTTTTAGTATTTACTTCCCACAATTTGGATTTTGCTCTACCCATCAACTATATTGAAGAAATTTTAACACTGGAGGACTTTCCGCAGGCAATCATAGAAAGAAAGATTAATCATAAAAATAGAATTATTCCTCTGAAAGTATTTTCAGAAGTTTTTTTCTCTGTCAACGGTAAAAAAATTGAAAAAGGGTTTATAGTTGTTTTTAATTTTTCAGGAATAAGAAAAGGACTTATTGTTGAAGAAATTCTGGGACACGAGGAAGCAACAGTTCATAGTTTTGGAAAATTTCTTGAGGGATTAACTCAATATCTTGGCTATTTTATATCTGGCAAAGGCTCTCCAAGATATGTAATTGATCCCTTGAAGCTATTTGAAGAAGAGTTTATATTTACAACCCCATTGCCTGAGAAAATTACAGAGCCTTTTACATACAAAGGTTCTGTCCTGATTGTGGATGACTCTATAAGTGTGAGAAAGAGCTTACAAAGTATTCTTGAGGATAAAAAACTGAAAGTGTACACTGCAAAAGACGGGGCTGAAGCTTTAAATTTACTGGAAAGAAAAAAAATTGACCTCGTAGTAACTGACCTTGAAATGCCTGTAATGCACGGCTATGAACTTATCAGCAGAGTAAGAAAAAATCCAAAATTTAAAAATTTACCAATAATAGTTCTTACTTCAAGAGGAACAAAAAAACATGAAGAAAAAGCCATTGCACTGGGAGCAGATGGATATATTGTAAAGCCTTTTGATGAAAAAGCCATACAGGAGCAGATTCTTAATCGCCTTATTTATTCAGAATCGCTTTAA
- a CDS encoding chemotaxis protein CheW, giving the protein MSEEIKEKTEKSYCVLGVGEREFLVPKESVVQILDITRIFPIPGAPDYIVGALPVRGKIIPAVDLAKIYNIERLNYSDNKLLVIEVKGEKIGILSDITPFFVSFDSDIPIEDFIEPEKLFEQLKVSYQKPEENLKSGFPGETTIGKQEK; this is encoded by the coding sequence ATGTCTGAAGAAATAAAAGAAAAAACAGAAAAATCCTATTGTGTCTTAGGCGTAGGGGAAAGAGAGTTTCTTGTCCCGAAAGAAAGCGTTGTTCAGATTCTGGATATTACGCGAATATTCCCTATTCCAGGAGCTCCTGATTACATTGTTGGAGCTTTACCTGTAAGAGGCAAAATAATTCCTGCTGTGGATCTGGCAAAGATTTACAATATTGAAAGATTAAACTATTCTGATAATAAACTGCTCGTTATTGAAGTAAAAGGTGAAAAAATAGGAATTTTATCGGATATTACGCCCTTTTTTGTTAGTTTTGACTCCGATATACCTATTGAAGATTTTATTGAGCCTGAAAAATTATTTGAACAACTTAAAGTGAGTTATCAAAAACCCGAGGAAAATTTAAAGAGTGGTTTTCCTGGTGAAACCACTATAGGGAAACAGGAAAAATGA
- a CDS encoding response regulator, with protein MHRILVAEDSVTDAKYIESILKEGEYELFFAKDGEEAEELIKKENFDLVILDVVMPKKNGFQICREIKKNEKTKDIPVIIVSSKKEEADKFWGKQQGADEYITKPFEPIDLLVAIKRCLKK; from the coding sequence ATGCATAGAATTCTTGTTGCAGAAGATTCGGTTACAGATGCAAAATATATTGAGTCCATTCTTAAAGAAGGTGAATATGAGCTTTTTTTTGCGAAAGATGGTGAGGAAGCTGAAGAATTGATAAAAAAAGAAAATTTTGATCTGGTTATTTTAGATGTGGTCATGCCTAAAAAAAATGGCTTTCAAATTTGTAGAGAGATAAAGAAAAATGAAAAAACAAAAGATATACCTGTAATCATTGTTAGCTCTAAAAAAGAAGAAGCTGATAAATTCTGGGGAAAGCAGCAGGGAGCTGATGAATACATTACAAAACCCTTTGAACCAATTGATCTTTTGGTGGCTATAAAGAGATGTCTGAAGAAATAA
- a CDS encoding response regulator encodes MAGEKILVMDDSPLVRKLAEVSLQEAGYEVYTASDGEEGLRLAEDIKPDLILVDFIMPKMTGSQVCKLIRENETLKDIPIILITGKGETVGQTFIEKYGILDYFIKPFKSEDLVDKINQVLSKAMEVKEITEEIPVFTYETPEAEIKELQETEPIVLPETEEVFSIEEKEIDLTKEIELKEEIFEKPEPMQKTQDLFEPAEVELPELEVLEKEESFGAQEVKPAQDLLKEPPKTEIEEVKPALDLTILEKLIENKFNSFYERFESSVEGVLKKYGLIKDSSVILSGNLNLFKIQEIFALINSNGLNGIFSAYSNAVAYEFLFMGGKIIYGISNLQKQKIGDKLLNELSQEEIRDITIEALNSLKNLQNVNFIFEKKDLSDMRLLNKTGYNPLELFKEK; translated from the coding sequence ATGGCAGGAGAAAAAATATTAGTAATGGATGATAGCCCTCTTGTAAGAAAACTTGCAGAGGTTTCTTTGCAGGAAGCTGGATATGAAGTCTATACAGCGAGTGATGGAGAAGAAGGATTAAGACTTGCTGAAGATATCAAGCCTGATCTAATTTTAGTTGACTTTATAATGCCCAAGATGACAGGTTCTCAGGTTTGCAAACTCATAAGGGAGAATGAAACTCTTAAAGATATTCCCATTATTCTGATCACTGGGAAAGGTGAGACAGTGGGACAGACATTTATTGAAAAATATGGAATTCTGGATTATTTTATAAAACCTTTTAAATCTGAGGACCTGGTAGACAAAATCAATCAAGTCTTAAGTAAAGCGATGGAAGTTAAAGAGATCACTGAAGAAATTCCTGTTTTTACTTATGAAACACCGGAAGCAGAAATAAAGGAACTGCAAGAAACAGAGCCTATTGTATTACCTGAAACAGAAGAAGTATTCTCCATTGAAGAGAAGGAGATTGATTTAACAAAAGAAATTGAATTAAAGGAAGAAATATTTGAAAAGCCTGAACCAATGCAAAAAACACAGGATTTGTTTGAGCCAGCAGAAGTTGAACTCCCAGAACTGGAGGTGCTGGAAAAAGAGGAAAGCTTTGGAGCACAAGAAGTTAAACCTGCCCAGGATTTATTGAAAGAGCCTCCAAAAACAGAAATTGAAGAAGTTAAGCCTGCTTTGGATTTAACCATTCTGGAAAAATTAATAGAGAACAAATTTAATAGCTTTTATGAACGATTTGAAAGCTCTGTTGAAGGAGTATTAAAAAAATACGGTTTGATAAAAGATTCTTCTGTGATTCTCTCTGGCAATTTAAATCTCTTTAAAATTCAGGAAATTTTTGCTCTAATTAATTCTAATGGTTTAAATGGTATCTTTTCTGCTTACAGTAATGCAGTAGCATACGAATTTCTATTTATGGGTGGAAAGATTATCTATGGAATCTCAAACCTTCAGAAACAAAAAATTGGTGATAAACTATTAAATGAACTTTCTCAAGAAGAGATCAGGGACATTACCATTGAAGCATTGAATTCTTTAAAGAATCTTCAAAATGTAAACTTTATTTTTGAAAAGAAAGATTTGTCAGACATGAGGTTACTGAATAAGACAGGCTATAATCCATTAGAGCTTTTTAAAGAAAAATGA
- a CDS encoding cache domain-containing protein yields MKIEFGLRTGIALPLLATLIAGMSILVVFNYIMQVNLLKDEENRNIEASINTAQLLLETATIHYQQMANLVAQMSDVQEAVNKKDRNRLIDKFLPAFNSLKENFGLAQFHFHIPPAVSLVRLHDLSHFGDDISKERKTVVQVQTIHKGTRGIEIGLGGVGLRGVEPIFYKGEFVGSVDFGGGLKTEIDQIKKAINADTGVAIYKDLLTGWPGLKDVKHTFGQWVCLYFTQPDPKLFISEASLKRAAQSKGRYYTEVVSYAGKEYIVAYSPLKDFSGKIIGFIYLVKERILSPVKVFTILGINVLVYIVMLIVIALLIGYGMNKYVINPIVALTKVTDEISMGKTSQKVEIKDARGEIATLARAVERMRITMKKLLE; encoded by the coding sequence ATGAAAATAGAATTTGGATTAAGAACAGGAATAGCTCTTCCTCTTTTAGCAACTTTAATTGCTGGAATGAGCATATTAGTTGTTTTCAACTATATCATGCAGGTAAATCTTTTAAAAGATGAAGAAAACAGAAACATTGAAGCATCAATTAACACTGCTCAGCTTTTACTTGAAACTGCAACGATTCATTATCAACAGATGGCTAACTTAGTGGCCCAGATGTCAGATGTTCAGGAAGCTGTTAATAAAAAAGACAGAAACCGCTTAATAGACAAATTCCTGCCTGCTTTTAATTCTCTAAAAGAAAACTTTGGTCTTGCTCAATTTCACTTTCACATACCTCCTGCAGTTTCTCTTGTGCGACTTCATGATCTTAGTCATTTTGGTGATGATATCTCAAAGGAGCGTAAAACTGTAGTGCAGGTACAAACAATTCATAAAGGTACAAGGGGCATTGAGATTGGTTTAGGAGGAGTTGGGTTAAGAGGAGTTGAACCAATTTTTTACAAAGGTGAATTTGTAGGAAGCGTTGATTTTGGCGGTGGATTGAAGACGGAGATTGATCAGATTAAAAAAGCCATAAATGCTGATACAGGAGTTGCTATTTACAAGGATTTGCTCACTGGCTGGCCTGGCTTAAAAGATGTAAAACATACTTTTGGTCAATGGGTTTGTCTTTATTTTACTCAGCCAGATCCGAAACTGTTTATCTCTGAGGCTTCTTTAAAAAGGGCAGCTCAATCAAAAGGCAGATACTATACTGAAGTGGTTTCTTATGCAGGTAAAGAATATATTGTTGCTTATAGCCCTCTTAAGGATTTCTCTGGTAAAATCATAGGTTTTATATATCTTGTGAAAGAAAGAATTCTCAGCCCAGTTAAAGTTTTTACAATTCTTGGTATAAATGTTTTAGTTTATATTGTAATGCTCATAGTAATAGCTCTTTTAATTGGATATGGCATGAATAAATATGTAATAAATCCTATAGTTGCACTTACAAAGGTTACAGATGAAATATCTATGGGTAAAACATCTCAAAAAGTAGAGATTAAAGATGCTCGTGGAGAGATAGCTACACTGGCAAGGGCTGTGGAAAGAATGCGTATAACAATGAAAAAACTTCTTGAATAA
- the accC gene encoding acetyl-CoA carboxylase biotin carboxylase subunit: MELFKKILIANRGEIAVRIIRACRELGIKSVAVYSEADKESLHVKLADEAICIGPANPAQSYLNITSILSAADITDAEAIHPGYGFLSENAQFAEACVNSGIVFIGPTPENIKIGGDKAKARQILKRKGVPVVPGSDGPVKDEESCMKVIKRIGLPVIFKASAGGGGRGMRIVNDEKDIEQAFFMAQREALAAFGNGELYIEKYFPKVRHIEVQILADKQGNIIHLGERDCTIQRRHQKLLEEAPSAVLNEKLRKKIGEYAVKAAKALKFRNIGTFEFIVDDELNPYFIEINTRVQVEHPVTEEITDIDIIKEQIRLAKGYPLSFKQSQIKFRGHAIECRINAEDPEKFIPSPGIVEFIHLPGGPGIRVDSFLYQGCKVPPYYDSLVAKIITKGANRQEAIDRMKRALQETLIRGIQTNIPLFLKILDHPDFIKGKFFTDFIQMMNSKE, encoded by the coding sequence ATGGAGTTATTCAAAAAAATTCTCATTGCAAATAGAGGAGAGATAGCTGTAAGAATTATCCGTGCCTGTAGAGAACTTGGTATAAAAAGCGTTGCAGTTTACTCCGAAGCTGATAAGGAATCTTTACATGTGAAACTTGCAGATGAAGCAATATGCATAGGTCCTGCAAATCCTGCTCAGAGTTATTTAAATATTACTTCAATTCTTTCTGCAGCAGACATAACAGATGCTGAAGCAATTCATCCTGGTTATGGATTTTTATCTGAAAATGCCCAATTTGCAGAGGCTTGCGTGAACTCTGGGATAGTGTTTATTGGTCCTACTCCTGAAAACATCAAAATTGGAGGAGACAAAGCAAAGGCAAGGCAGATACTCAAAAGAAAAGGTGTTCCTGTAGTTCCTGGAAGTGACGGACCGGTGAAGGATGAAGAATCCTGTATGAAGGTAATCAAAAGAATAGGACTTCCTGTAATATTTAAAGCTTCTGCAGGTGGTGGTGGAAGAGGAATGAGAATAGTAAATGATGAAAAAGACATTGAACAGGCTTTTTTCATGGCTCAGAGAGAAGCCCTCGCAGCGTTTGGAAACGGTGAACTTTATATTGAAAAGTATTTCCCGAAAGTAAGGCACATAGAAGTACAAATACTTGCTGATAAACAAGGTAATATCATTCATCTTGGCGAAAGGGACTGTACAATACAGCGCAGACACCAGAAATTGCTTGAAGAAGCTCCTTCTGCTGTTTTGAATGAAAAACTAAGAAAAAAAATAGGTGAATATGCTGTAAAAGCTGCTAAAGCGTTGAAATTCAGAAATATAGGCACTTTTGAGTTTATTGTTGATGATGAATTAAATCCTTACTTTATTGAGATAAATACCAGAGTTCAGGTAGAACATCCAGTAACAGAGGAAATTACTGATATTGACATTATTAAAGAACAGATCAGGCTTGCCAAAGGATATCCTTTGTCTTTTAAACAGTCTCAAATTAAATTTCGTGGACATGCTATAGAATGTAGAATTAATGCAGAAGACCCTGAAAAATTCATTCCCTCTCCAGGCATAGTAGAATTCATACATCTTCCAGGTGGTCCGGGCATAAGAGTTGACAGCTTCCTGTATCAGGGATGCAAAGTACCTCCTTACTATGATTCACTGGTAGCAAAAATCATCACCAAAGGAGCAAACAGACAGGAAGCAATAGACAGAATGAAGAGAGCTCTTCAGGAAACACTGATAAGAGGTATACAAACCAACATACCTCTATTTCTAAAAATTCTTGACCACCCTGATTTTATCAAAGGAAAGTTCTTTACTGATTTCATCCAGATGATGAACAGTAAGGAGTGA
- the accB gene encoding acetyl-CoA carboxylase biotin carboxyl carrier protein — protein MMELEEIKEIISFLKDTDVTELNIEKEGFKIRIKRGYVYAPVEIAKPTKQSAESLQPSYHAEVLKEEEVLHTITSPLVGTFYRASSPDAPPFVEVGSKVQKGQVLCIIEAMKIMNEIESDVSGVVKKILVENGQPVEYGEPLFLIEVT, from the coding sequence ATGATGGAACTTGAAGAAATAAAAGAAATTATATCCTTTTTAAAGGACACTGATGTAACAGAGTTAAATATTGAAAAGGAAGGTTTTAAAATCAGAATTAAAAGGGGATATGTCTATGCTCCTGTAGAAATTGCAAAACCCACCAAACAATCAGCAGAATCCTTACAACCTTCCTATCATGCAGAAGTTTTAAAAGAAGAGGAAGTTCTTCACACAATTACCTCTCCACTTGTTGGAACATTTTATAGAGCTTCTTCTCCTGACGCTCCACCTTTTGTTGAAGTTGGCTCAAAGGTGCAAAAGGGGCAAGTCCTGTGCATAATAGAGGCAATGAAAATTATGAATGAAATTGAAAGTGATGTTTCAGGAGTTGTGAAAAAAATACTCGTTGAAAACGGACAGCCTGTTGAGTATGGAGAACCACTATTTTTAATTGAGGTAACTTAG
- the efp gene encoding elongation factor P, with amino-acid sequence MISTSEFKKGLKIEYKGEPYEIIDFQHVKMQQRAPIVRTKIKNLKTGRVLEENFPAGEKFEKPELEEKQMQYLYSHGDSYVFMDMETYEQITIPANRIGDALDYIKEEMIVDVIYYKGEPLVIEPPMFVELRVVETEPAFKGDTASGGTKPARLETGLTVKVPFHIQTGDLLKIDTRTGEYIEKIKE; translated from the coding sequence ATGATTTCAACATCAGAGTTTAAAAAGGGCTTAAAGATTGAATACAAAGGAGAACCATATGAAATAATTGATTTTCAACACGTAAAAATGCAACAAAGAGCACCAATTGTAAGGACTAAAATAAAAAATCTTAAAACAGGAAGGGTTCTTGAAGAAAACTTCCCTGCTGGAGAAAAATTTGAAAAACCAGAGCTTGAAGAAAAACAGATGCAGTATCTTTACTCTCACGGAGACTCCTATGTTTTTATGGATATGGAAACCTATGAACAGATTACCATACCAGCAAACAGAATTGGAGATGCGCTGGATTATATAAAAGAAGAGATGATTGTTGATGTGATTTACTACAAAGGTGAGCCTCTTGTAATTGAGCCACCAATGTTTGTTGAATTAAGAGTTGTTGAGACTGAACCAGCCTTTAAGGGTGATACAGCTTCTGGAGGAACAAAACCTGCCCGTCTTGAAACGGGTCTTACAGTAAAAGTTCCTTTCCATATTCAGACAGGTGATTTATTAAAGATTGATACAAGAACAGGAGAATATATTGAAAAGATAAAGGAGTGA